One Rubripirellula reticaptiva genomic region harbors:
- a CDS encoding DUF2461 domain-containing protein has translation MAESILSPKLFRFLRELKKNNNRDWFADNKSRFEEDVRGPAVELVSQLQKPLAKAAPMLCVVPKGHGGSVMRIYRDTRFGKDKTPYKTNIGISIRHQADKNIHAPGVYLHLEPNECFIGAGSWRPASAQLAAFRAAIANDPKGWIKARDQRGFRENYSLAGESLKTSPRDYDKDHPMIEDLRRIDFIGTSPFAETDMTGPDVVATVIDRIKKAKPIMSFLCDAIGVPY, from the coding sequence ATGGCTGAATCGATTTTGTCGCCGAAATTATTTCGGTTCCTTCGTGAACTAAAAAAGAACAACAATCGCGACTGGTTTGCCGACAACAAATCTCGTTTCGAAGAGGACGTGCGAGGGCCTGCGGTCGAGCTGGTCAGCCAGTTGCAGAAGCCGCTCGCGAAAGCGGCGCCCATGTTGTGCGTCGTCCCCAAAGGTCATGGCGGCAGCGTGATGCGGATCTATCGCGACACGCGATTCGGCAAAGACAAAACGCCCTACAAAACCAACATTGGCATTTCGATCCGCCACCAAGCGGACAAGAACATTCACGCGCCCGGCGTCTACTTACACCTCGAGCCAAACGAGTGTTTCATCGGTGCCGGATCCTGGCGTCCGGCGTCGGCACAGTTGGCGGCTTTTCGAGCCGCGATCGCGAACGATCCCAAGGGCTGGATCAAGGCACGCGACCAGCGAGGGTTTCGCGAAAACTACTCACTTGCGGGCGAGAGTCTGAAAACTTCACCGCGAGACTATGACAAAGATCACCCCATGATCGAAGACCTGCGGCGGATCGATTTCATTGGGACCTCGCCATTTGCTGAAACTGACATGACAGGCCCCGATGTCGTCGCCACCGTGATCGACCGAATCAAGAAAGCTAAGCCGATAATGAGTTTTCTGTGTGATGCGATCGGCGTTCCGTACTAG
- a CDS encoding sulfatase-like hydrolase/transferase, with the protein MTILIRCFVAAITIAAVSENSWLAGTDALAGLLPLALVASSDRQWTKRFGARLANFACFVLPCLTLVDTTVFQWTGSHLWSPLVGRAVTDLRAGLFSYASANVMRGIGVLVAKIALYVSVAWALGRIGSRWQISVTPIATCTAIAWIAVLGHHGNIPKPEWAATTTKQVTNDTAQSFQSMVLRRDADQRMMSVSSLDESGSDHENRPDILIVIAESFRHELITPEGTPNLWKLANEGIWCRNHFSGGNATNHGIFSIVSGLEAIWYSRPVRYSPPLNRLFHRSGYEIGFFAGHDDWRVFRMDGFISDEHYDEFSAEPPDGLSSDRQATMRAIEYLRPSDEPTRKPRLAILYLYATHATFNSYPDDQKFQPAADDRFTIPYPPSAADEVWNRYRNAAVTADRFIGAALGDDDTARNRIFVFTGDHGESFLEDGTIGHGTKLSPQQNMTPAIIRIPGGSHRVIDSPTMHADILPTLLAAAGIELTVQNRPVLDGIDLASASEDTLAQRFFVTRNYFDDQVAIIHDRDPMQNEIEVSLDEFTIKGNTDHLQSWIDARFKPSQSRQPK; encoded by the coding sequence ATGACGATTTTGATTCGATGCTTCGTCGCCGCGATCACCATCGCGGCGGTTTCTGAAAACTCATGGCTGGCTGGCACCGATGCATTGGCGGGACTGTTGCCGCTGGCGTTAGTAGCTTCTTCGGACCGGCAATGGACCAAGCGATTCGGCGCACGGTTGGCGAACTTCGCATGTTTCGTGCTGCCATGCTTAACCTTGGTCGACACAACGGTGTTCCAGTGGACCGGCAGCCATCTGTGGTCGCCGCTGGTGGGACGAGCGGTCACGGATTTGCGTGCTGGCTTGTTTTCTTACGCCTCGGCAAACGTGATGCGAGGCATCGGCGTCCTGGTTGCAAAAATCGCACTTTACGTCTCCGTCGCGTGGGCGCTGGGCCGAATCGGCTCGCGCTGGCAGATCTCGGTAACGCCAATCGCAACTTGCACGGCAATCGCATGGATCGCGGTTTTGGGGCATCACGGGAATATACCCAAGCCAGAATGGGCTGCAACAACGACGAAACAAGTCACAAACGACACCGCCCAAAGCTTTCAGTCGATGGTTCTGCGCCGCGACGCGGACCAGCGAATGATGTCAGTCAGCTCGCTCGATGAATCCGGATCTGATCACGAGAATCGGCCCGACATTTTAATCGTCATTGCCGAATCATTTCGTCACGAACTGATCACGCCCGAAGGGACACCCAATCTTTGGAAACTGGCAAACGAAGGAATCTGGTGTCGCAATCATTTTTCGGGCGGCAACGCCACCAACCACGGCATCTTCAGCATCGTCAGCGGCTTGGAAGCGATTTGGTATTCGCGTCCGGTACGATACTCGCCGCCGTTAAATCGCCTATTCCACCGGAGCGGATACGAAATCGGTTTCTTTGCGGGACACGACGATTGGCGAGTCTTTCGAATGGACGGCTTCATCAGTGATGAACACTACGATGAGTTTTCCGCCGAACCGCCCGATGGCTTGTCATCGGATCGTCAGGCCACGATGCGGGCAATCGAGTACTTGCGACCGAGCGACGAACCAACTCGCAAACCGCGACTGGCGATCTTGTATCTGTATGCAACTCACGCCACGTTCAACAGTTACCCCGACGACCAAAAGTTCCAGCCCGCGGCGGACGACCGGTTCACGATTCCGTATCCACCGTCGGCCGCCGATGAAGTTTGGAACCGTTATCGAAACGCGGCGGTCACGGCGGACCGTTTCATCGGCGCGGCGTTGGGCGACGACGATACCGCCCGAAATCGCATCTTTGTATTCACAGGCGACCATGGCGAATCATTTTTAGAAGACGGCACCATTGGGCACGGCACCAAGCTGTCGCCCCAGCAAAACATGACGCCCGCAATCATACGGATTCCCGGCGGAAGCCACCGCGTCATCGACTCGCCGACCATGCACGCAGACATTTTGCCAACATTGCTTGCTGCCGCCGGCATTGAACTGACAGTACAAAACCGACCAGTGCTCGACGGTATCGACTTGGCGAGCGCGAGCGAAGACACACTGGCCCAGCGGTTCTTCGTCACGCGAAACTACTTCGACGACCAAGTTGCCATCATTCACGACCGCGATCCCATGCAAAATGAAATCGAAGTCTCGCTCGACGAGTTCACGATCAAAGGCAACACCGATCACTTGCAATCCTGGATCGACGCGCGTTTCAAGCCGTCGCAATCACGGCAACCAAAGTAA
- a CDS encoding AAA family ATPase: MVNPPPIESEDDMAAAQQLVTACQKIREQVGRVVVGQDEVIEQLLIAILARGHCLLEGVPGLAKTLMVKTLAESMNLKFRRIQFTPDLMPGDITGTEIIQEDPQTGHRQFKFERGPVFTQMLLADEINRTPPKTQAALLEAMQEHEVTAAGKTYRLDEPFFVLATQNPIEQEGTYPLPEAQRDRFLFLVVVDYPTRDEEAEIVDRTTSSFTSAVEAVVSGEEIMQFQRTVRRVPLPPHVKDWVLDTIRAVRPRDENAKPWVKEMIEWGPGPRASQQLVLAAKARALLQGRTHVTIDDVETLAHPVLRHRIVPTFAADADGVTVDDLITRLIKEQRAAPAQVL, translated from the coding sequence ATGGTGAATCCGCCTCCCATCGAATCCGAAGACGACATGGCCGCTGCGCAACAGTTGGTCACCGCCTGCCAGAAAATTCGTGAACAAGTGGGCCGCGTTGTCGTCGGGCAAGACGAAGTGATCGAGCAATTGCTGATCGCGATCCTGGCACGCGGGCATTGTCTGCTCGAGGGCGTGCCGGGTCTTGCGAAAACGTTGATGGTGAAGACGTTGGCCGAGAGCATGAATTTGAAGTTTCGGCGGATTCAGTTCACGCCCGACTTGATGCCTGGCGACATCACCGGAACGGAAATCATCCAAGAAGATCCGCAAACCGGACATCGACAATTCAAGTTTGAACGCGGGCCGGTGTTCACACAAATGTTGCTGGCAGACGAAATCAACCGGACGCCGCCAAAGACGCAAGCGGCGTTGTTGGAAGCGATGCAGGAACACGAAGTCACCGCAGCAGGAAAAACGTACCGGCTGGACGAGCCGTTTTTTGTGCTGGCGACTCAGAACCCAATCGAACAAGAAGGCACCTACCCCCTACCCGAAGCGCAACGTGACCGGTTCTTGTTCTTGGTTGTCGTCGATTATCCGACACGTGATGAAGAAGCCGAGATCGTTGACCGTACTACGTCGTCGTTCACCAGTGCGGTGGAAGCCGTGGTGTCGGGCGAAGAAATCATGCAGTTCCAACGAACCGTCCGCCGCGTCCCCTTGCCGCCTCATGTCAAAGACTGGGTGCTCGATACGATCCGCGCCGTACGACCGCGCGACGAGAATGCAAAGCCGTGGGTCAAAGAGATGATCGAATGGGGGCCGGGGCCGCGTGCCAGCCAGCAATTGGTGCTAGCCGCCAAAGCTCGCGCGCTTCTGCAGGGGCGAACGCACGTCACGATCGACGATGTCGAAACCCTGGCGCACCCGGTGCTGCGTCATCGTATCGTGCCGACCTTTGCCGCGGACGCCGACGGAGTCACGGTCGATGACTTGATCACTCGGTTGATCAAAGAGCAACGCGCGGCGCCAGCGCAAGTCCTTTAG
- a CDS encoding ATP-binding protein, giving the protein MPSLFVVRGRDQGKHFQLSKPMYRIGRETGSDIQLLDSESSRSHAEFQAGDDGKYEIVDLGSSNGTRINGKRVSRHLLNSGDRIEIGGTLMIYTGTGQPGATSAGRGSSSIGPIGDLEAAHGVDIVLKSQDDVSRIVSSLSQSVSDPDLIVNSGEGSLRRRSESDRSLEVMYLTAIAVGRTDDIEEVLNRILRLVFDWVEADRGCVMLRDVATDKFRPAARCDREDEANSVRGKPIAISQTILDYVIKQKEGVRTSDARDDARFDSAASIVQGGVREALCVPLQGRYAIVGALYIDTYTSPGQFVASGNKTRFNDDHLRLITAIGHQAALAIEDTFYYSALVQSERLAAMGQTIATLSHHIKNILQGISGGSYLIEAGLDRGDTDAVRRGWSIVDRNQERISNLVMDMLTFSKEREPEKVDADLNETVADAVELMKARAAEVQVEIGTDLTSSMPLALFDPDAVHRAVMNLVTNAIDAASGRLARDDDFDVNAELGDPAESEAETGKVFVRTSYESGQGWTVDVVDNGLGVAPEDREKIFSLFESRKGMRGTGLGLPVSAKIMREHGGDISIVDIGISQGTCFRLRFPDRETNLSDFAKLDTLG; this is encoded by the coding sequence ATGCCATCGTTGTTTGTTGTCCGAGGTCGTGATCAGGGAAAGCACTTCCAGCTTTCCAAGCCGATGTATCGAATCGGACGCGAAACGGGCAGCGACATTCAATTGCTCGACTCAGAATCGTCTCGCTCGCACGCCGAATTTCAAGCTGGTGATGACGGAAAGTACGAGATCGTGGATCTGGGCAGCAGCAACGGCACTCGGATCAATGGCAAAAGAGTCAGTCGACACCTGCTCAACAGCGGCGATCGAATCGAAATCGGTGGCACGCTAATGATCTACACTGGTACCGGCCAGCCTGGTGCCACGTCGGCCGGACGAGGATCTTCCAGTATCGGCCCAATCGGTGATCTCGAAGCCGCCCACGGCGTCGACATCGTTCTAAAAAGCCAAGATGACGTCAGCCGCATTGTTTCATCGCTGTCCCAATCGGTGTCCGACCCCGACCTGATCGTCAACTCTGGCGAAGGATCACTTCGCCGGCGATCCGAGTCGGACCGCTCGCTCGAAGTCATGTACTTGACCGCGATCGCAGTGGGACGAACCGACGATATCGAAGAAGTGCTGAATCGAATTTTGCGATTGGTGTTCGATTGGGTCGAAGCCGACCGTGGTTGCGTGATGTTGCGTGATGTTGCAACAGACAAATTTCGGCCTGCGGCAAGGTGTGACCGCGAAGACGAAGCGAATTCAGTGCGAGGCAAGCCGATCGCGATCAGCCAAACGATTTTGGATTACGTGATCAAACAAAAGGAAGGCGTACGAACCAGCGACGCGCGTGACGATGCTCGCTTTGATTCAGCGGCGTCGATCGTTCAAGGTGGCGTTCGCGAAGCGCTGTGCGTTCCCTTGCAAGGTCGGTACGCGATCGTCGGCGCACTCTATATCGACACCTACACATCGCCTGGTCAGTTTGTGGCCAGCGGAAACAAGACTCGTTTCAACGACGATCACCTTCGACTGATCACTGCGATCGGTCACCAAGCGGCGTTGGCGATCGAGGATACGTTCTACTATTCGGCGCTGGTGCAAAGCGAACGACTGGCCGCGATGGGACAAACGATCGCGACACTCTCGCACCACATTAAAAACATTCTTCAAGGGATCAGCGGCGGTAGTTACCTGATCGAAGCCGGACTCGACCGCGGCGATACCGACGCGGTACGGCGTGGCTGGTCGATCGTCGACCGAAACCAAGAACGGATCTCAAATCTGGTCATGGACATGTTAACGTTCAGCAAAGAACGCGAACCGGAAAAAGTTGATGCCGATCTAAATGAGACGGTCGCCGATGCGGTTGAATTGATGAAGGCACGTGCCGCCGAGGTGCAAGTCGAAATCGGTACCGATCTCACCTCGTCGATGCCGCTGGCTCTTTTTGATCCCGATGCGGTTCACCGAGCGGTGATGAACTTGGTCACCAATGCGATCGATGCCGCATCGGGCCGATTGGCGAGAGACGATGACTTTGACGTCAATGCCGAATTGGGTGACCCGGCCGAGTCCGAAGCTGAGACCGGGAAAGTTTTCGTGCGAACCTCGTACGAGTCGGGCCAGGGCTGGACTGTTGATGTGGTCGACAACGGACTAGGCGTCGCACCGGAAGACCGCGAAAAAATCTTTTCGCTATTCGAATCACGCAAAGGCATGCGAGGTACGGGATTGGGATTACCCGTCAGCGCAAAGATCATGCGAGAACACGGCGGCGACATCTCGATCGTCGATATCGGAATCAGCCAAGGGACCTGTTTTCGCCTACGTTTCCCGGATCGCGAAACCAACCTGTCAGATTTTGCAAAATTGGACACGTTAGGCTAA
- a CDS encoding two-component system sensor histidine kinase NtrB — MNSPNLSSASIPKRGQPIAPEFFPTIAECTYDWESWHNRDAELLWVNSAVERFTGYTASDCLEMDDYPYRLIDSSDHGRMKQHMVEMASGSSGNNIEFKVRHRDGTHRWVAVSWQPMTDRQGRSLGYRTSVRDIADKRELREQLRLHNEHLEQLVQERTARVAELEKHRSKMQQLAALGELAAGVAHEINNPLAGIRNALLLMKRHLPSDTKHFDKFELIDREIDRISGITHQMYQLYRPSQQMATRFSIQQSIEEVISLSQPLARKTRVKVVTVFVDLIAIGELGADEVVSREGELKQVLLNLIHNAIQASKPGQTVTVTTKTEHRTLSVEVADDGYGIAAEHLDQIFNPFFSTKTETVGQGMGLGLSVTRSIVEAMDGSVKVASEVGKGTRFTVSIPRRLE, encoded by the coding sequence ATGAATTCTCCCAACCTAAGCAGTGCTTCAATTCCGAAACGAGGGCAACCGATCGCACCGGAGTTTTTCCCTACGATTGCGGAGTGCACTTACGACTGGGAAAGCTGGCACAATCGCGATGCTGAACTGTTGTGGGTAAATTCGGCGGTCGAGCGTTTCACCGGATACACGGCCAGTGATTGCTTGGAAATGGACGACTACCCGTATCGCCTGATTGATTCTTCGGACCATGGTCGCATGAAGCAACACATGGTCGAGATGGCCAGCGGAAGCTCAGGGAACAACATTGAATTCAAAGTGCGGCATCGCGATGGAACTCACCGCTGGGTCGCAGTATCTTGGCAACCGATGACAGACCGGCAAGGACGTTCGCTGGGTTACCGAACCAGCGTGCGGGACATCGCCGATAAACGCGAACTGCGTGAACAGTTGCGTTTGCACAACGAGCACCTCGAGCAACTGGTGCAAGAGCGAACCGCTCGCGTCGCTGAATTAGAAAAGCACCGTTCGAAAATGCAGCAACTCGCAGCCCTCGGGGAACTAGCCGCCGGCGTCGCTCACGAGATCAACAATCCGCTGGCCGGAATACGCAACGCCTTGCTGCTAATGAAACGGCATTTGCCCAGCGACACAAAACACTTTGACAAGTTCGAGCTGATTGACCGAGAAATCGACCGCATCAGTGGCATCACGCACCAGATGTATCAACTCTATCGGCCCAGCCAGCAGATGGCGACGCGGTTTTCAATCCAACAGTCGATCGAAGAGGTGATCTCGCTGTCACAACCGCTTGCACGAAAGACCAGAGTCAAGGTCGTGACGGTCTTCGTTGATTTGATCGCGATTGGCGAACTGGGCGCCGATGAAGTGGTGTCGCGAGAAGGTGAGCTGAAGCAGGTACTGCTGAATCTTATTCACAACGCGATTCAAGCTTCCAAACCAGGACAAACGGTGACCGTCACCACAAAAACGGAACATCGAACTTTGTCCGTCGAAGTTGCTGATGATGGATATGGCATCGCAGCCGAACATCTGGACCAGATTTTCAATCCTTTCTTTAGCACAAAGACGGAAACCGTCGGACAGGGCATGGGATTGGGGCTATCCGTAACGCGTAGTATCGTTGAAGCCATGGACGGCTCGGTCAAAGTCGCGAGCGAAGTGGGCAAGGGGACGCGGTTTACGGTCTCGATACCAAGACGACTGGAGTAG
- a CDS encoding sigma-54-dependent transcriptional regulator yields MTTTNDHSHRILIADDEPLYRNATAELLRDEGYDCVCVEDANDAIELLREQPFDLILSDLNMPGNLKLELLNEGRTEFSHIPMIVVTGAPSIPSAIESVRLGIADYLLKPVKFDELLAAIKRAIGQPIAKNVEPGKPPASGKTQSRFTEIIGDSTPMTELLDIVDRITASKTNVLITGESGTGKEVIAKAIHDNSPRSGGTFQVIDCTAIPESLFESMLFGHMKGSFTGAIQDQQGLLRHCDGGTAFVDELGELPAISQAKLLRAVQEQTFTPIGDSKPISVNTRFVSATNRDLQADVDAGRFRQDLFYRLAVIHIELAPLRERGNDVLLLADYFLKHLRPTDSSIVGFSAQTLDCFRSYHWPGNVRELRNVIERTIALARGETIEVDDLPPQLRDIDSLPMDTAKIAEISRDEMLDRADQAYLTALLKKHEGVIASAARQAGLSRQGLNKLLRRHHISADQFR; encoded by the coding sequence ATGACAACAACGAACGACCACTCTCACCGAATCCTCATCGCTGATGACGAACCGCTTTATCGAAACGCGACCGCTGAACTTTTGCGGGATGAAGGCTACGATTGCGTTTGCGTCGAAGATGCCAACGACGCGATCGAATTGCTTCGTGAACAGCCGTTTGACTTGATCCTTTCTGATTTGAACATGCCCGGCAATTTGAAATTAGAATTGTTGAATGAAGGCCGCACGGAGTTCTCGCATATTCCGATGATTGTCGTGACTGGCGCACCCTCGATCCCTAGCGCGATCGAAAGCGTTCGACTTGGCATCGCCGACTACCTGCTCAAGCCGGTCAAATTTGACGAACTGTTGGCCGCAATCAAGCGAGCGATTGGGCAACCGATTGCCAAGAATGTCGAACCCGGCAAGCCACCGGCGTCCGGCAAGACGCAATCACGGTTTACTGAGATTATCGGCGACAGCACGCCGATGACTGAATTACTGGATATAGTCGACCGTATCACGGCGAGTAAAACAAATGTGCTGATTACCGGCGAGAGCGGAACGGGCAAAGAAGTGATTGCCAAGGCAATCCACGACAACAGTCCACGATCCGGCGGTACATTTCAAGTCATCGACTGCACAGCAATTCCAGAATCGTTGTTCGAATCGATGCTGTTTGGTCACATGAAGGGATCGTTCACGGGGGCAATTCAAGACCAGCAAGGTTTGCTTCGTCACTGTGATGGTGGTACGGCATTCGTCGACGAATTAGGTGAATTGCCGGCGATTTCACAGGCGAAGTTGTTACGGGCCGTTCAAGAGCAAACCTTCACGCCGATTGGTGACAGCAAACCGATTAGCGTCAATACTCGTTTCGTTTCCGCGACCAATCGTGATCTACAGGCCGACGTTGATGCTGGCCGCTTTCGCCAGGACTTGTTCTATCGATTGGCAGTGATCCACATCGAACTGGCTCCGCTACGCGAGCGCGGCAACGATGTCCTGTTGCTTGCCGACTATTTTCTAAAACACTTGCGACCAACAGACTCTAGCATCGTTGGGTTCTCGGCCCAGACGCTCGATTGCTTCCGCAGCTATCACTGGCCCGGCAATGTTCGCGAACTACGAAACGTAATCGAACGAACCATTGCACTCGCACGCGGCGAAACGATCGAGGTCGATGACCTACCGCCGCAGCTTCGCGATATTGATTCACTTCCCATGGACACAGCCAAAATCGCAGAAATATCTCGAGACGAAATGCTCGATCGTGCCGATCAGGCTTACCTCACTGCGTTACTGAAGAAACACGAAGGGGTTATCGCAAGTGCTGCACGCCAAGCCGGGCTATCACGTCAAGGATTGAATAAGTTGTTGAGACGACACCACATCAGCGCGGATCAGTTTCGGTAG
- a CDS encoding threonine/serine exporter family protein, which yields MTEISSETLILELARSLHACGSPAYELDLRMEQVAASLGRSATFFSTPTALFVTFDDDVDQGTRLVRVFPGDTNLRRYAELFELQAAIQNEGLQPPEAWQRLQQINATPDGYDKTVEIAAYGIVGACVAVLVGGNTVVIAASGAIGLIVGSLVVGLAAMRLQLHLINVIAGFVASAMACLIQVLVPASNFELTVLSSLIVLVPGLHLTISINELATQNLASGSARVAGAITTLLTMIFGVYMGHGIVAAFHAVPTSAAPMTPTLLASAVVIVPTGLCFAVLFRTRYRDVPWLLLATIVGFGTLRLAAEFVSSFAAVWIASVVAGIVSHVITGRLRLPSAVMLMPALILLVPGSIGFSGIAQIMLRDDLPGGIRLVATMMLTSVAIVAGLLLTDALAPNQNLAKETTIRDAS from the coding sequence GTGACCGAAATTTCATCCGAAACGCTGATCCTAGAACTTGCCCGCAGTCTGCATGCTTGTGGATCGCCAGCCTATGAGTTGGACCTCAGGATGGAACAGGTTGCTGCGTCGCTTGGTAGATCAGCGACATTCTTTTCAACGCCTACTGCACTGTTTGTGACGTTTGATGACGATGTCGACCAAGGGACAAGGTTGGTGCGTGTATTTCCTGGCGACACGAACCTGAGGCGGTATGCAGAACTGTTCGAACTGCAAGCCGCGATTCAGAATGAAGGGTTACAGCCGCCCGAGGCTTGGCAACGTTTACAGCAAATCAACGCGACGCCCGATGGCTATGACAAGACCGTTGAAATTGCTGCGTACGGGATCGTTGGTGCCTGCGTCGCTGTGCTGGTCGGGGGCAACACAGTCGTCATCGCGGCGTCGGGCGCGATTGGATTGATCGTCGGCAGTTTGGTGGTCGGGCTAGCGGCGATGCGGCTACAACTCCATTTGATCAATGTGATTGCGGGATTTGTCGCAAGTGCCATGGCGTGCTTGATCCAAGTTCTTGTCCCGGCGAGCAATTTTGAATTGACGGTACTGTCGTCGCTAATCGTGCTAGTTCCGGGTTTGCATTTAACGATCAGCATCAACGAATTAGCAACCCAAAACTTAGCGTCGGGCTCGGCTCGAGTCGCTGGAGCGATCACGACTCTGCTGACCATGATCTTTGGCGTCTACATGGGACACGGGATTGTTGCTGCTTTTCATGCAGTCCCCACATCGGCCGCGCCGATGACGCCGACGCTGCTGGCTTCGGCAGTCGTCATCGTTCCGACCGGACTCTGTTTCGCAGTCCTTTTTCGAACTCGATACCGCGACGTCCCCTGGTTGCTGTTGGCGACGATCGTCGGTTTCGGCACACTGCGATTGGCAGCCGAATTCGTCAGCTCATTTGCGGCGGTTTGGATCGCATCCGTCGTTGCAGGAATTGTCAGCCACGTCATCACTGGCCGGTTACGGTTGCCTTCGGCGGTGATGCTGATGCCCGCGCTGATCCTGTTGGTGCCAGGAAGCATCGGCTTTTCTGGGATAGCACAAATCATGCTCCGAGACGACTTGCCCGGCGGCATTCGTTTGGTCGCCACGATGATGCTTACCTCGGTTGCGATCGTCGCCGGCTTGCTCCTCACCGACGCCCTCGCACCCAACCAAAACCTCGCGAAAGAAACAACAATTCGTGACGCTAGCTAG